The genomic region TGGCGCCCGCGCCGGCGGTCACCTCGATGTCCGCCGGAGCCAGGAGCGCCAGCTCGCGGTCCATCAGCACGCGCAGGGACGCGCCGCCGACGGCCACACCGGCGATCAGGGTCACGCCGAGCGCGACCACCACGGACACCGCCGCAGCCCGGCGCGGCGTGCCGCCGACACCGCCGACGGCCAGCCGCCCGACCGGCCCGAGCTGGCGCAGCGGCCAACCCACCACGGCGAGTACCGGGCGGACCAGCAGCGGCCCGAGCGCCACGAGCGCGAAGAACGCCACGGCGCCGGACGCGACGAGCAGGAGCAGCACTGGCATCGGCGAGTAGTCCTCCTGCTCCGGCGTCGGCAGCCGGGTGACCGCGACGGCGCCGGCCAGCACCGCGCCGGCGGCGAGCAGCAGCCCGGCCACCAGCCGCACGGCCCCGATGCCGCGCCGACCGGCGGTGGTGCTGGCCGCCCGCAGCGCCTCGAGCGGGGCGACCCGGGCGGCGGACAACGCCGGCGCGAGCACCGCCAGCACGGTGAGCAGGACGGCGCCGAGGACCACCGCGACCGCCGCCCCGACGGGCAGCCCCGGGGAGGAGACGGCCCGGCCGGTGGCCCGCATGATCGGCGGCACGGCGTGCCCGACGGCCAGGGCGGCGGCCACGCCGGCCACGCCCGCGACGAAGCCGGTCAGGGCGCCCTCGGCGGTCAGCGCCCGGACCAGCGCGCCCCGGTTCGCGCCGACCGCGCGCAGGAGCGCGAGTTGCCGCATCCGCTGGGCGAAGACGATGCGGAACGTCGAGGTCACGACCAGCGCCGCGGCGGCGACCGCGATCGCGACGAACATGCCGACCAGGGCGAAGACCGCCCCGACCTGCTCGGCCGCCGCCTCGGCCTCCTGCTGGCGCACCTCGACGCCGGTGCTGATCCGCACGTCAGCGGGCAGCGCCGCGGCCACCCGCTGGCGGACCGCCTCCGCCGCCTCGCCGGTCGTGACGCGCAGGTCGATCCGGGTCAGCTCGTCGGTCGCGGCCAGCGCGGTCACCACGCTGTCCGGGGCGTACCCGTCGGAGCCGGCGTCGTCGGCGGTCTCGACCACGCCGGTGACGGTGAGCCGGACGGGGGCGGGCGGTGCGTCGCCCGCGGTGACCACCGATCCGAGGGCGAGTCCCAGTCGCTCGGCGGTGCGTGGGGTGATCGCCAGCTCTCCGGGGGCGTCCGGGTAACTGCCGTCGATCAGACGGGCCGTGGCCAGCGGGCCGCCGCCCGGGTCGGCCCGCAGGTTGACGTACGAGTCGTTGACGCTCAGGCCGACCTCCAGCCGGCCGACCGCCTCGGCGACCCCGGGCACGGCGCGGACCCGGGCCAGCGTCGCCCCGGTGGGCCGCGGCGAGTCCGGCCCGCCGACCACGAGGTCGGTGGCGGCGGGGGTGCCGCTGAGGTTGTCCCGCGCGGTCCGCTCGGTGATCTGCTGCGCCAGCACGGTGCCGAACACGACGAAGGAGGCGACCAGGATCGCCAGACCGGTCAGCAGCAGCCGGCCGGGCCGGCGCGCCGCCGCTCTCACCTGGGTACGCAGCACGGGCGCCCTCACGCGCCGGCCGCCAGGGCGTGCAGCGCCTCGGTGACCGAGGTGCGGTCCGGCTTGTCGATGTCGCCGGCGATCCGGCCGTCGGCGAGCAGCACCGCCCGGTCCGCGTACGCGGCGGCGACCGGGTCGTGGGTGACCATGACGATCGTCTGGCCGAGGTCGCGTACCGAGTCGCGCAGGAAGGAGAGCACCTCCGCGCCCGAGTGCGAGTCGAGGTTGCCGGTGGGTTCGTCGGCGAAGACCACCTCGGGGCGCGACACCAGCGCGCGGGCCAGCGCCACCCGCTGCTGCTGGCCGCCGGAGAGCTCGCTCGGCCGGTGACCCAGCCGGTCGGTCAACCCCAGCACCCCCACCAGGTGCCCGAACAGCCCACGGTCCGGGCGCCGGCCGGCCAGGTCCAGCGGGAGGGTGATGTTCTGCGCGGCGGTGAGCTGCGGCAGCAGGTTGAACGACTGGAAGACGAACCCGATCCGCTCCCGGCGGACCCGGGTCAGCGTCCGGTCGGACTGCCCGGTCAGCTCCGCGCCCCCGAGCAGGACCCGCCCGGAGGTGGCCGTGTCCAGCCCGGCGAGGCAGTGCATCAGGGTCGACTTCCCCGACCCGGACGGCCCCATGATCGCGGTGAACCGGGCCCGGTCGAAGCCGACCGACACCCCGTCCAGGGCCCGTACCGCGGTGTCGCCGGTGCCGTACACCTTGACCAGGTCGACCGCGGCGACGGCGGCCTGGCTCACGTCGGGTGGGGCGAGGGCGTGCGTTCTCATCGAACCTCCAGCGAATGCTTCTCTGACCTCGGGAAGCCTCGCCGGGGACGGGCGGCCGTCGCATCGGCCCGGGGAGAGGGATCACCGCCGCCGGGTCTGTCTTTCGGCCGATCTGCCGCTGCCATCCGGCTCGCTACCCTGGGTCACGATGAACGCGCCGGGACTTCGACGTTGGTGGGTCCGCCTGGGCCAGCTCGCCGGCCTGGCGGCGCTGGGCCTGCTGGGCCTCTTCGACCTGCGGTTCGGCCTGTTGGCGGACGCGGGCACGGCCGGTGCCCTGCTCCTCCTGGTGCGAGTGGGGCTGGCGGTGGCCACCGCGGCGCTCTGGCTTCCGCTGCACCGGCAGGGCACCCGCCGGCTGCCGGCGGCGGCGTTGCTGCTCGCCGCCGCCTCACTCGCCGTGACCGCGGGCATCGTGCTCGTCGCGGGCGGCGGGAACGTGCTCAGCGGCAGCTGGGGGCTCGCCGAGTCGGCCGGGCTGTTGGCCGTGGTCTTCGTGGTGGCCCGCCGCGGCGCGCGTGGCACCGCGCCGTGGGCGGCGGTCGCCGCCGGCCTCGCCGTCGCCGCGCTGCCGTTGCGCACCGGCACGGACAGTGTGTACGTGATCTTCGGTCTGCTCCAGGCCCTCGCCGCGGCGGGCGCCGCCGGTGGCGGGCTGTACCTGCGGAGCACGGCCGCCGGGCGGGCGCGTGCCGTGGCGCTGGTACGGGCCGAGCAGCGTGCGGAGTTCGCCCGTGACCTGCACGACTTCATCGCCCACCACGTGACCGGCATCGTGGTGCAGGCGCAGGGCGCCCGGTTCGTCGCGGAGCAGGACCCGCAGCGGGTGATCGCCGCCCTGGAACAGATCGAGCGGGCCGGCGCCGAGACGATGGCGTCGATGCGGCGGATGGTCGGGATCCTGCGCAATCCGGACGCCCCGCCGGACGCGCCGCTGGCCCCGCTGGCCGGCGTCACCGATCTCGCGCCGCTGCTGCGCGGCTTCAACGACACCACTCGCGCCCCGGCCCGGCTGCACGTCGACGGGACGCTGGACGGACTGCCGGTGGAGGTCTCCACCTCGGCGTACCGGGTGGTGATGGAGGCGCTCACCAACACCCGCCAGCACGCGCCCGACGCCCGGTCCGTGGACGTGTTCGTCCGCCGTACCCCGGACTGGCTGCTGGTGCGGGTCGCCGACGACGGCGCCACCCCGCGTACGCCGCCGGCCCGCGGGCACGGCTTCGGGCTGATCGGCCTCAGCGAGCGGGTCCGCGCCCTTGGCGGCACCGTCGCCGCCGGGCCCGGGGCCGCCGGCGGCTGGGTGCTGGACGCGTCGCTGCCGTTGAACCGGGCGGTGACCCGGTGATCCGCGTGCTCGTCGCCGACGACCAGGCGATGGTGCGGACCGGCTTCGGGATGATCATCGGGGCGCAGCCGGACATGGAGGTGGTCGGCGAGGCCGCCGACGGTGTGGCGGCCGTGGAAGTGGCCCGACGCCTGCGGCCGGACGTGGTGCTGCTCGACATCCGGATGCCCCGCCTCGACGGGCTCGAGGCGCTGCGGCTGCTCGCCGGGCCGGGCGTCGCCGAGCCGGTCAGGGTGGTCGTGGTCACCACGTTCGACCTCGACGAGTACGTGCACTCCGCGCTCCGCAACGGCGCCTGCGGCTTCCTGCTCAAGGACTCCGGCCCGGCGCTGCTGGTCGAGGCGGTCCGCGCCGCCGTCTCCGGCGACGCGCTGATCAGCCCGTCCATCACCGTGCGGCTGCTGGAGCACCTGAGCCCGCCCGCCCCCGCCCGCGACGACGCCGGCCTGTCCCCGCGGGAACTCGACGTCGTCAAGCTGGCCGCCCGGGGCCTGACCAACGCCGAGATCGCCGCCCAGCTGTTCATCGCGGTCGGCACCGTCAAGACCCACCTGGCGAGTGTGCAGATGAAGCTGGGGGCGCGGAACCGGGTCGAGATCGCGGCCTGGGCCTGGGAACGGCGCCTGGTCGGCTAGACCCCGTCCGCCCCCGAGTCGATCAACCTGACCACCGCCCTGATCGACACCAGGTCCCCGATACGGCGGTGTCCGACTGCCGCGGATGCCGCCGTATCGGGGACCTGGTGTCGGGCCGGTGCCGATCGTCGAACCGGGATCAGTGCAGCGCGGTGGCGGATCGGCTCGGGGACGGCGTCGCCGTCGCGCTCAGGTGCTGCTGGACGGTGTCGTCGGCGACCGCCTGGTAGAGCGCCTTCGCCTTCGCGGTGTCGGGCAGCACCACGCTCTGACCGCTCTTCATGCCGGTGCCCGCGCTCGGGCTGCCGAGGAAGGTGAGGTCGTCGCTGCGCAGGTCCCGCAGCTCCAGCGCGACGTTGACCAGGTCGAAGTCCTCGTCGACGGTCACCGACTTCGTGACGGCCTGGAGGAACGCGTTGAGCTTGACCGGATTGGACAGCGTGCCGACGCTCGCGGCCCGGTCGAGCAGCGCCTGCAGGAACTCCCGCTGGTGGCGTTCCCGGCTGAAGTCGCCGTCGGCGAACTGGTAGCGCTGGCGGACGTAGTCCAGCGCCGCCGCGCCGTCCAGGTGCCGGGTGCCCTTCTGGAAGGTCCGGTGCGGCGCGTGGATGGAGGTGATAGTCTTCTCGATCTTGAGGTCCACTCCGCCCAGGGCGTTGACGACCTGGGCGAAGCCGGCGAAGTCCACCAACGCGACGTGGTCGACGTGCACGCCGGTGAAGGTCTCCACGGTCTGCACGGTCAGCGGGGTGCCGCCCCACGCGTACGCGGAATTGATCTTCGCCATGGCGTTGCCGTGCCGGCCGTCGGCCGAGCGCGGGACGAAGACCCAGGTGTCCCGGGGGATCGAGATGACCTCCGCCTTCTGGTGGTCGGCGTCCAGGTGCAGCAGCATGATCGTGTCGGTGCGGGAGTCCGCGGTCTTGTCGGGATCGCGGGAGTCGCTGCCGAGCAGCAGCACGTTCATGGCGCCGGTGACCGACGGTGTCGGGCGGGCGCTCTCGGCGATACCCGCGAACGCGTCGGTGCGGGCCAGGTTGCCGTCCAGCGAGCGTCCGTACACCCCCGCGGCCACCAGGCCGCCGCCGCCCAGGACGAGCAGCGCCGCCAGCACGCCGATCAGAAAGCGTCGTGATCGTCGTCGCACCCGCTCCAGCCCCTCACTCCTCGGTCGAACACCAGTCGGTCGACGAATGTCACGCAGTGTAATAACCGAAGCTGGGAGCAACCTTGGAATGATCATGGCGGGAGGGGAGTCGGGCAGACGCCGCGGTGGGTCGGGAACCGGACGTCCTGCCGATCGGACGGCGGCGTCAGAGCATAGGGAAACACCCGATTCCACGCCGCCCGTCCCGCCCTAGCCTCAGATCATGACCGGACGCCTGTTCGCGCTGGAGCAGTACGACTGCTCACCCGAGGCGGACACGTCCCTGCCGGCGTTCGGCACCCTCGACTGCCGGCTGGTCGCCGCCGTCCGGATCTCCGCCGACGACGTCGTGATCGCGCTGGTCGAAGGCGCCGACGCGGACCGGGTGGCCGCCGCCGCCGAAGCCGCGGACTGGCGGGTCGACCGGCTGCTCGCCGCCCGGTGGATCTACCCACCGCACACCGACCCGACGAACCCGGACCTCCCGTGACCCGGAAAGGCATGACTGTGCGCCGTCTGATCGCACCCGTGGTGTGCTCGCTCCTGCTCTTCCCGCTCGCCGCCTGCGGCGCCGACGACGCCGGTGACACCCCGCCCGCGGGCGGCTCGGGTGTCGAGGCGGACGGCGGCGGGGACCTGCCCGCCGCCGGCGCGGACGCCCCCGCGCCCCCGTGCCCGTTCACCGCGGACAAGGTGGCCGAGATCGTCGGCCAGCCCATGGTCGACCAGGGCAACTGCTCGTTCGGCGACGGCAAGGGCGTCGCCCTGTTCACCGTCACCAGGGCCTCCCAGGCCGCCGGCGCGACCACCTACGACTACCAGCGGCAGCAGGCCACGGCGACCTACCGCGAGGTGAAGGACGTCGACAAGGGGGAGAAGGCATACCTCGCGGTCAAGGACATCGAGGGGGAGGCCGTCGTGGTCAGTCGGGCCGGCAGCTACACCGTGATCCTGAGCAGCTTCGAGCGGCTGGGCGCCACCCCGGACGGGTACGAGCGGACGCTCCGCACAGTGCTCGACGCCCTTCCGCTGTGATGCCGGACCGCCGACGAACTGATGCCCGCCGACGAACTGATGCCCGGCCGACGAGTGGTGCTGCCGAGCCGACGACAGGAAGTGGAGCCACGATGAGACGCCTCGCAACCCGCCGGAGCCGCCGTGCCCTCGCCGCCCTCGCCGCCGTGCTGGCGGTCGCCACGCTGGGCGGCTGCGGATCGAGCGACGACGGCGACAGCCCGGCGGCCGGGGATGGCCAGACCGTCGCGGACGCGCCGACGCCGGGCGGTGACCCGCTGCCGGAGGCCACGTCGGCGGAGCCGTCGGCCGCGCCCGCGGTCGACCCGTGCGCGCTGGTGCCCAAGCCGGAGGCCGAGAAGGTGGCCGGCACTCCGCTCGAGGACGCGGTGGCGTCCCCGGAGAGCTGCAGCTACACCGGCCCGGTCACCGGGCCGACCGCTCAGCTCGAGGTGTACGTCGGGGACGGTGCGAAGAAGATCCTCGACATCGACCGCGAACTCAAGCACGAGTTCACGCCGATCCCGGGCGCGGGCGACGAGGCGTACGCCGAGGAGGGCGCGGTCTTCGTCAACAAGGGCGGCGTGTGGGTCGCCATCCGACTGGTCCGCACCGACGACCCGGTCAAGTACCGCAAGCCGCTGGCGGACCTCGCCGTCGCGGTCGCCGGCCGGCTCTGAGCCGCGTCAGAGGCCTTCCCAGACCGCCTTCGCGCCCGAGTCGCCGGTGCGGACCACGTAGTAGACGGCGACGCCGGCCGCCACGACCGACAACACCCGCACCGACAGGGTGAGCGCCGCGGGGCGGGCCGCTGCGTCGGCGTCCGCCCCGGCGGGGCGGGGAGCGACGAGGTACACCAGCGCCAGCGCCACGACCGCCAGCCCGATCGTGGCGTAGAGCGTCAGGTTGCCCAGCTGCTGATGAGCCTCCAGCTTCGGGCCGTACTCCGGGCTGACCCGGTTCGCGGACCGCAGCCGGTCGAAGAACGCGTCCCCGGAGAGCTTCGCGAGCAGGGCGGCGACCGGCGCGCCGAGGGCGAGCAGGCCCAGCACCCACCGGGTGTGCGGCCGGATCGGCGGGACGAGGGCGTAGCCGACCGTCAGCGCAGCCAGCAGCGGCACGAACACGACGGCGGCGTGCAGCACGAGCGGATGGGCCGGCAGGCCCATGAACTCCTCGAACAACGGCGTCTCCTCGGTCGGGGCGGCGGGCGCGGATCATCGAGGTCCGGGCATGGACGCTATCGGTACGGACCGCTCGTGTCAGCCCCCCGATGTCCGCTGTGGACACTCTTCGCCGCGCTGGCGACCCGGCGCGTGACGCCGGGTCGCCGCCGCCTCAACTCCAGACCGCGGCAACCGCGGCGGCGGTGGCCGCGCCGACCGCGCGCCCGGCCCGGGCGGACGGTGCCCGGGTCGCGGGCGACAGCGGGTTGTCGCCGAACGCCTCGACGGACGCCTGGTCGGCACTGATCACGTGGACCCGGGCCGGGGCCAGGGTGGCGATCTCCGCGTCGAGGTCGCCCCACGGCTGCGGAGCGTCGGCCAGAGTGGGATTGACGACGAGCACGCGCTCCGCTCCGGCGGCGAGGTCGGCGTTGGTCGTGGACCGCACGCCTCCGTCGATGTAGTGGTGGCCGTCGATGGCGACGGGCGGCCAGACGCCCGGTACCGCGCAGCTGGCCGCGACCGCGTCGACCAGGGAGACGCCGGACGCGCGGGTGAAGACGGCGACCTCGCCGCTCTCGGCGTCCACCGCGGGCAGCAGCATCCGCCGGTCCGGCCAGTGCTTGACCGGCAGCCGCGCGTCGATCACGGCGAGCCGGACCCGCGGGTCCACCGTCTCGGTGGACCGGGCCAGGGCGCCCACGCGACGGCGGGCGTCCTCCGCGCCGGACGCGCCGGCGACCGCGGCGCCGAACGCCGCGAACAGCGACTCCTGGTCGACGTCGACCTGGATCTCCGCGCTGTCCGGGCGGAGTTGGACGGCGTACAGCTCGTCGAGGTCGACACCGCTGGTGATCTGCGCGGCCACGGTCGAGCCGGCCGAGGTGCCGACGACGAGGTCGGCGGCGAGGATCCGGGCGGCGAGCGACGGGTCGACGTCGGCGATGCCGCGGAGCACGCCGAGTTCCCAGGCGATTCCGGCCACCCCGCCGCCGGCCAGCACGAGCGCGTTGATCATGGTTCGAAGCTACCAGGCCGTGGGCCCATCGCAGGCCACGGCGGGTCACCCACGCCGGTGATCCGTACGCCGCCCCACGGGTCGACCTCACCCAGCCGCGCCGGCCTGACCTGGTCGGCGATCCGCAGCTCCACCTCCCGCCGCCCCGACCGCAGCAGCCGTGTCAGCCGGGGGTCGGGCTCGATCCGCCCGCCCCAGTGGTAGCGGCCGTCGACCGGCTCCCACCGGCCGCTCAGGTGCACCCGCACCGCGGTTCCCGCCACGCCCGCCGGGCCGTGGTAGCTCACGGCGTGATCCGCTCGTGTGCGCGGGTGAGCTCGCGCGGCAGGTCGGCGCTGCGCCGCACGCCCTCGATGCCGCTCCACAGCAGCGTGGTCAGGTAGTCGGTGAGCGCCGCCCGGCTGATCGGCTGCCCGTGGGTGGTCCACCAGTCGCCGACCGCCTGCACGAACCCCACCAGGCCGTACGCCCACGGCTCCGCCGGCCCGGCGTCGAGCCCCAGCGCGCGGAGCCGGTCGCCGATCACCCGGGCGAGGCCGGCGGCCACCTGCTGGCTGGTGCCGGCGACCACCTGGTGGACGCCCGGATCGCTGGACCGGTGGATCAGGAACCGGTAGAGCGCGGACTCCGACTCGACCACCGCGAGGTAGGCGTCGATGGTCGCCCGGACCAGGTCCCGTTCCTCGCGGACCTGCTCCACCGCGGGCGCGACGGCGGCGATCACCCGCGCCGCCACCACTTCGCTCACCGCGAGCCAGAGCTGCGACTTGTCGGCGAAGTAGCGGTAGAGGACCGGCTTGCTGACGCCCGCCGCGGCGGCGACCTGGTCCATGTCGACCTCCGGCCCGTGCCGCAGCAACGCCTGCACGGCGGCCGCGACGAGGTCCTGCCGCCGCCGCTCACGATGGCCGGCCCAGCGGTCCCGTCGGCCGGTGCCGGTCGCCTTCCGTGGCCCGTCGGCGGCCGGGCCGGAGGGGTCGGCTCCATTGACATCCTTGAGCGGCGATTGCATGCTACTAGTCGTAACAGTTACCCGGCGTAACGTCAATGTGGAGGCGTTCATGGCCGTGACACCCACCGGAGGCGAGGGCGAGGTGCTCGCCGAGCGGCTGCTCGCCGCGTCGCTGCGGACCAGTTACGACCCCGCCGTGGACCTCGACTGGGACGCCCCGCACCTGCCGGGCGCGTACTGGCTCCCGCCCCACCGCAGCAGCCTCTACGGCACGCCACTGTGGGAGCACCTCGGCGAGGAGCGGCGCATCGAGCTCACGAAGCACGAGGTGGCCAGCGCGGCCAGCGCCGGGGTCTGGTTCGAGACGATCCTCATGCAGATGCTGATCCGGCACTACTACGACGACGATCCGACCAGCCGGCGTGCCCAGTACGCCCTGACCGAGGTCGCCGACGAGTGCCGGCACTCCATCATGTTCGGCCGGCTCATCGAGGCGCTGGGCTGCCCGGTCTACCGGGCCAGCCCGGCAGACCACCTGCTCGGGCGCTTCCTCAAGGCCACCGCGACCGGCCCGCGGATGTTCGCCGCGATCCTCATCGCCGAGGAGGTCCTCGACGCGTTCCAACGCGAGATCATGGCCGACGAGTCGCTCCAGCCGCTGATCCGGATGGTGTCCCGGATCCACGTGGTCGAGGAGGCGCGGCACGTCCGGTTCGCCCGCGAGGAGTTGGCCCGTCAGGTCGAGGCCGCCGGGCCGCTGGCCATGGCGTACGCCCGGCTGTTGATCGGCCGCTCCGCCGGCGCGATCGCCAACCGTCTCGTCCACCCCGACGCGTACGCGGCGGTCGGCATCCCGCCCGCGGTGGGTCGGGCCGCCGCTCGCGCCAACCCGCACTGGCGCGCGACCCTCCGCTGGTCGGCGAAGCGGGTGTACGACGACCTGGCGAGCCTGGGCCTGGTCGGCGGGCCGGGCCGTCTGCTGTGGACCCGCGCCGGCCTGATCTGACCTGGTCGATCTTACCGCCGGCGGGCTCCGGAAAGCGTCTTCCCAGCAGCGGTGACGACGTACTAACCACCTGGCGACCGCGAGCCGGTCACGAGTGGCCGGCACAGGGACGCGTTCTGCTCGCGTCGGGCGGTCACCCGCCGGGTGCCGGGTGTCGATGGCCGGTCATCCGGAGCCCGACGCCGCGCACCGCCTCGATGGTCACGCCGGCGCCAAGGTTGTTGAGCTTGTGTCGCAGGCGCTTCACCAGGGACTGCACGTCCGCTCTGCGCTGGCGCCCCTCGTCGTGCCAGACCGCCCGGTGCAGTTCGGCGTAGCTCCACACGCGCAGCGGCTCGGTGGACAGGCAGATCAGCAGGTCGTGCTCCAGGCGCGTCAGGTCGACCTCCTGATCCCGACAGCGCACGGTCAACCTGGCCGAGTCGATCGCCAGTGCGGGGTGGCTCGCCTCGGCCGTGGCCGCCGGCTGCGGCGCCGGGGTCGCTCGGGGCGCTCGCTCCGGGGCGGCGATCAGGCGGCGCAGGTCGTCGAGGCCGGACACGAGCAGCAGTGGGCCGATGCCGTCAAGATGCTCGGCAAGCCGGATCCGCTCGGCGGCCGACGGCGTCACCGCGATGACCAGCGGAAACTGTTCCTCGGCCGGGTCGAACCCGACCGGATCGGCGCTCGCGTCGTCCTCGGCCACCGCATCCACCCCGAGACGGTGGGCTTGTCTGCCCAGCTTTCGTCATGAACCTGACAACGTTCGACAAGCTCGTCGTCAGACGCATAACCGTTAGCGACAACTTGCTTACCGCACGTTCTTGATCGTCCTTTCATCGCGATCATAGTGTCCACTCGGGCAACCGGCGTGACCCGCGCGGTGCATGGAGGGGCGTTGGAGGGGTTCGTTCCGTACCGGTTCATCCACACGGGAGTGGCCCCCTGCACCTTCACCATGGCCCATTTCAACCCTGGGTCGTTCTGAAGGAGGCAACACCGAATGTTCAGACGTCCACACTGGAGGCGCGTCGCCAGATCACTGGTGAGCGCCGGTGCGGCGACGGTCCTCGTCGCCACCGCGCTGGCCGCGACCGGCTCCGGCGCACAGGCCGCGGGCGGCTTCGGCGCGGGAGCGCCGTCGCCGGCGG from Micromonospora sp. WMMD812 harbors:
- a CDS encoding DUF2231 domain-containing protein, with translation MFEEFMGLPAHPLVLHAAVVFVPLLAALTVGYALVPPIRPHTRWVLGLLALGAPVAALLAKLSGDAFFDRLRSANRVSPEYGPKLEAHQQLGNLTLYATIGLAVVALALVYLVAPRPAGADADAAARPAALTLSVRVLSVVAAGVAVYYVVRTGDSGAKAVWEGL
- a CDS encoding histidine kinase: MNAPGLRRWWVRLGQLAGLAALGLLGLFDLRFGLLADAGTAGALLLLVRVGLAVATAALWLPLHRQGTRRLPAAALLLAAASLAVTAGIVLVAGGGNVLSGSWGLAESAGLLAVVFVVARRGARGTAPWAAVAAGLAVAALPLRTGTDSVYVIFGLLQALAAAGAAGGGLYLRSTAAGRARAVALVRAEQRAEFARDLHDFIAHHVTGIVVQAQGARFVAEQDPQRVIAALEQIERAGAETMASMRRMVGILRNPDAPPDAPLAPLAGVTDLAPLLRGFNDTTRAPARLHVDGTLDGLPVEVSTSAYRVVMEALTNTRQHAPDARSVDVFVRRTPDWLLVRVADDGATPRTPPARGHGFGLIGLSERVRALGGTVAAGPGAAGGWVLDASLPLNRAVTR
- a CDS encoding LCP family protein encodes the protein MRRRSRRFLIGVLAALLVLGGGGLVAAGVYGRSLDGNLARTDAFAGIAESARPTPSVTGAMNVLLLGSDSRDPDKTADSRTDTIMLLHLDADHQKAEVISIPRDTWVFVPRSADGRHGNAMAKINSAYAWGGTPLTVQTVETFTGVHVDHVALVDFAGFAQVVNALGGVDLKIEKTITSIHAPHRTFQKGTRHLDGAAALDYVRQRYQFADGDFSRERHQREFLQALLDRAASVGTLSNPVKLNAFLQAVTKSVTVDEDFDLVNVALELRDLRSDDLTFLGSPSAGTGMKSGQSVVLPDTAKAKALYQAVADDTVQQHLSATATPSPSRSATALH
- a CDS encoding TetR/AcrR family transcriptional regulator, yielding MQSPLKDVNGADPSGPAADGPRKATGTGRRDRWAGHRERRRQDLVAAAVQALLRHGPEVDMDQVAAAAGVSKPVLYRYFADKSQLWLAVSEVVAARVIAAVAPAVEQVREERDLVRATIDAYLAVVESESALYRFLIHRSSDPGVHQVVAGTSQQVAAGLARVIGDRLRALGLDAGPAEPWAYGLVGFVQAVGDWWTTHGQPISRAALTDYLTTLLWSGIEGVRRSADLPRELTRAHERITP
- a CDS encoding diiron oxygenase; this encodes MAVTPTGGEGEVLAERLLAASLRTSYDPAVDLDWDAPHLPGAYWLPPHRSSLYGTPLWEHLGEERRIELTKHEVASAASAGVWFETILMQMLIRHYYDDDPTSRRAQYALTEVADECRHSIMFGRLIEALGCPVYRASPADHLLGRFLKATATGPRMFAAILIAEEVLDAFQREIMADESLQPLIRMVSRIHVVEEARHVRFAREELARQVEAAGPLAMAYARLLIGRSAGAIANRLVHPDAYAAVGIPPAVGRAAARANPHWRATLRWSAKRVYDDLASLGLVGGPGRLLWTRAGLI
- a CDS encoding DUF4873 domain-containing protein; the protein is MSYHGPAGVAGTAVRVHLSGRWEPVDGRYHWGGRIEPDPRLTRLLRSGRREVELRIADQVRPARLGEVDPWGGVRITGVGDPPWPAMGPRPGSFEP
- a CDS encoding ABC transporter ATP-binding protein, with protein sequence MRTHALAPPDVSQAAVAAVDLVKVYGTGDTAVRALDGVSVGFDRARFTAIMGPSGSGKSTLMHCLAGLDTATSGRVLLGGAELTGQSDRTLTRVRRERIGFVFQSFNLLPQLTAAQNITLPLDLAGRRPDRGLFGHLVGVLGLTDRLGHRPSELSGGQQQRVALARALVSRPEVVFADEPTGNLDSHSGAEVLSFLRDSVRDLGQTIVMVTHDPVAAAYADRAVLLADGRIAGDIDKPDRTSVTEALHALAAGA
- a CDS encoding ABC transporter permease codes for the protein MLRTQVRAAARRPGRLLLTGLAILVASFVVFGTVLAQQITERTARDNLSGTPAATDLVVGGPDSPRPTGATLARVRAVPGVAEAVGRLEVGLSVNDSYVNLRADPGGGPLATARLIDGSYPDAPGELAITPRTAERLGLALGSVVTAGDAPPAPVRLTVTGVVETADDAGSDGYAPDSVVTALAATDELTRIDLRVTTGEAAEAVRQRVAAALPADVRISTGVEVRQQEAEAAAEQVGAVFALVGMFVAIAVAAAALVVTSTFRIVFAQRMRQLALLRAVGANRGALVRALTAEGALTGFVAGVAGVAAALAVGHAVPPIMRATGRAVSSPGLPVGAAVAVVLGAVLLTVLAVLAPALSAARVAPLEALRAASTTAGRRGIGAVRLVAGLLLAAGAVLAGAVAVTRLPTPEQEDYSPMPVLLLLVASGAVAFFALVALGPLLVRPVLAVVGWPLRQLGPVGRLAVGGVGGTPRRAAAVSVVVALGVTLIAGVAVGGASLRVLMDRELALLAPADIEVTAGAGATLPAGVVARADAADDTLARVVPYRRVDGLTLTRGGDRLGGAESGYPATDLDLRALPTTDRIDVAQGRLADLGPGHVVLGDWVARQTGLRVGDTVALAVAGRTTEVRVAAILPDHGPLHAGVLTDRADLDRLGVPAAYSGLLADAARPGEDGRTAAVQALRQAIDGAEGVGLAVLADDRDRDGAVLDTILWIAVGLVSLTVIIAVVGVGSTTALSVVERVTESGLLRAVGLSRAALRTMLTAESGLYGLIGATIGLLLGVPYAWLTVRALGINAPLVLPVLPLVGLFVALIVLTALAGVLPARRASRVSPMVALGTDG
- a CDS encoding winged helix-turn-helix domain-containing protein, coding for MAEDDASADPVGFDPAEEQFPLVIAVTPSAAERIRLAEHLDGIGPLLLVSGLDDLRRLIAAPERAPRATPAPQPAATAEASHPALAIDSARLTVRCRDQEVDLTRLEHDLLICLSTEPLRVWSYAELHRAVWHDEGRQRRADVQSLVKRLRHKLNNLGAGVTIEAVRGVGLRMTGHRHPAPGG
- a CDS encoding DUF3558 family protein, whose product is MRRLATRRSRRALAALAAVLAVATLGGCGSSDDGDSPAAGDGQTVADAPTPGGDPLPEATSAEPSAAPAVDPCALVPKPEAEKVAGTPLEDAVASPESCSYTGPVTGPTAQLEVYVGDGAKKILDIDRELKHEFTPIPGAGDEAYAEEGAVFVNKGGVWVAIRLVRTDDPVKYRKPLADLAVAVAGRL
- a CDS encoding response regulator transcription factor, whose amino-acid sequence is MIRVLVADDQAMVRTGFGMIIGAQPDMEVVGEAADGVAAVEVARRLRPDVVLLDIRMPRLDGLEALRLLAGPGVAEPVRVVVVTTFDLDEYVHSALRNGACGFLLKDSGPALLVEAVRAAVSGDALISPSITVRLLEHLSPPAPARDDAGLSPRELDVVKLAARGLTNAEIAAQLFIAVGTVKTHLASVQMKLGARNRVEIAAWAWERRLVG
- a CDS encoding patatin-like phospholipase family protein yields the protein MINALVLAGGGVAGIAWELGVLRGIADVDPSLAARILAADLVVGTSAGSTVAAQITSGVDLDELYAVQLRPDSAEIQVDVDQESLFAAFGAAVAGASGAEDARRRVGALARSTETVDPRVRLAVIDARLPVKHWPDRRMLLPAVDAESGEVAVFTRASGVSLVDAVAASCAVPGVWPPVAIDGHHYIDGGVRSTTNADLAAGAERVLVVNPTLADAPQPWGDLDAEIATLAPARVHVISADQASVEAFGDNPLSPATRAPSARAGRAVGAATAAAVAAVWS